A portion of the Edaphobacter lichenicola genome contains these proteins:
- a CDS encoding MFS transporter codes for MQLGLSSSFYLGGAVVGALIFGFLADHYGRRRLFIWILLLYICSTAATGLSWNLSSFTICRVLTGAGIGGEYAAVNSAVDKLIPARIRGRTDLWINATFWLGIILGSGLSVILLAPSCLGQSLGWRVAFFSGVPIGVLVLILRR; via the coding sequence GTGCAACTCGGACTGAGTTCAAGCTTTTATCTGGGTGGCGCGGTTGTAGGTGCATTAATTTTTGGCTTCCTCGCGGATCATTATGGGAGGCGACGACTTTTCATCTGGATCCTACTTCTATATATATGTTCCACAGCGGCAACAGGTCTCAGTTGGAACCTTTCGAGCTTCACAATCTGCAGAGTGCTAACTGGTGCCGGAATTGGTGGGGAGTACGCGGCCGTGAACTCAGCGGTTGACAAGTTAATCCCGGCGCGGATCCGTGGTCGCACAGATCTGTGGATTAATGCAACGTTTTGGCTTGGGATTATTCTTGGATCGGGGCTATCGGTTATCTTATTGGCGCCAAGCTGCCTCGGACAATCGTTAGGTTGGCGAGTGGCCTTTTTCTCCGGGGTCCCCATCGGTGTCTTGGTGTTGATTCTCCGCCGCTAA
- a CDS encoding DUF3309 domain-containing protein, with protein sequence MPLIVILIILLVLFGGGGYYMGPGIGYYGGGGISLILGVIVIYLIFGRGRERL encoded by the coding sequence ATGCCTCTGATAGTTATTCTCATCATTTTGTTAGTTCTCTTCGGCGGTGGCGGCTACTACATGGGTCCTGGAATCGGCTACTACGGCGGTGGAGGCATTAGCCTTATTCTCGGTGTGATCGTCATATACTTAATCTTTGGGCGAGGACGAGAACGGCTCTAA
- a CDS encoding efflux RND transporter permease subunit, with translation MWIVRLALRRPYTFVVFSVLMLLFGIATSIESPKDIYPYIDIPVVTIVWSYSGLPPQDMEGRIVTVCERALTTTVNDIEHTESESYQGVAVIRVYFQPKVKVELALAQITAVVQTILRVLPPGTFPPNILKYDASSVPILQLGLAGQGVTEEDLYDMGLSFIRPRLANVKGASVPLPYGGKVRQVQVDIDPNLMYSKHLSATDVSTAINQQNLILPAGLARIGDREFIVKLNSSPALVAAMNDMPIRAANGAVVQMKDVGQVRLGYAPQVNVVRQDGRRAALLTVLKNGETSTLDIVKGVKRLLPSIIAALPVKGLTITPLFDQSIFVSESISEVVREATIAAGLTALMILLFLGSWRSTFIVCLSIPLSIATSLVVLWCCGQTINVMTLGGLALAVGILVDDATVEIENTHRNMVHESSLIKAILDSASQVAAPALVSSLCICLVFTPVVLLSGPARYLFTPLAMAVVFAMLASYFLSRTLVPTMMHFLLEREMPLYQDPEASRREEEENWLWRIHSKFDRWFDAQRDKYDRVLDSALGARPLVLGIFGLFVLLSLPLICFIGQDFFPYVDSGQMRLHVYPPQGTRPEDSELYFAAIEREIRLIIPPERVELLLDNIGLPNGGFNLAFSDSSVTSDSDGDILIALKPGKRDTQLFMRELRDRLHAKFPDGIFFFTPANITNQILDFGLPAPIDLQVVGRGKNNYQIAQRLLAQVQAIPGVVDAHIHQQLEQPTIDVNVDRLKARQIGLTQQDIANSMLISLTGTGQTAPNEWLNPQNGVNYQVVVQTPQYRIDSMQSLARTPLTSPQGNASQMLSNVANFQRDVTPIIINHYNIQPTYDIYADVDQRDLGGVASAIRKVMNKSVDDLPQGTTLALRGEVETMRESFLRLGLGIIFAIVIVYLLMVVNFQSWIDPLIILMALPVAFSGVLWILFLTDTTFSVPSLMGSIMTIGVALANSILVVVFANDERARGLDASEAAHSAGITRLRPVCMTALAMIIGMGPMALALGQGGEQNAPLGRAVIGGLLFATFGTLFIVPIMYSLLRKDAPIDVGEEVDQAQQEIDEREQKAAEERKQKTGRSAEQPSEGTA, from the coding sequence ATGTGGATTGTCCGGCTCGCGCTCAGGAGGCCGTATACCTTCGTCGTCTTTTCGGTATTGATGCTTTTGTTCGGCATTGCTACTTCTATTGAATCGCCTAAGGACATCTACCCGTACATAGACATTCCCGTTGTAACGATCGTCTGGAGCTATAGCGGTTTGCCCCCTCAGGACATGGAGGGGCGAATTGTTACCGTGTGTGAACGCGCGCTCACCACCACAGTTAACGACATCGAGCATACCGAATCCGAGAGCTACCAGGGCGTCGCTGTAATACGAGTTTACTTTCAACCGAAGGTAAAGGTGGAACTCGCACTGGCCCAGATTACGGCGGTTGTACAGACGATTTTGCGCGTGCTTCCTCCGGGAACCTTCCCGCCGAACATCCTCAAGTATGACGCATCGAGTGTCCCCATTCTCCAACTAGGACTCGCGGGGCAAGGAGTCACAGAAGAAGATTTGTACGATATGGGGTTATCCTTCATCCGCCCCAGGCTAGCGAACGTGAAGGGCGCTTCTGTGCCGCTGCCTTATGGCGGAAAGGTACGTCAGGTACAGGTTGATATCGATCCCAACCTGATGTACTCCAAACATCTATCGGCGACTGACGTCTCAACTGCAATCAATCAGCAAAACCTTATCCTGCCGGCTGGTCTTGCGCGCATTGGCGATCGCGAGTTCATTGTCAAACTTAACTCCAGCCCTGCGCTGGTTGCCGCCATGAATGATATGCCGATCCGCGCGGCCAACGGTGCGGTCGTACAGATGAAAGATGTCGGGCAGGTGCGGCTGGGCTATGCCCCACAGGTCAATGTCGTCCGACAGGACGGACGACGCGCCGCCCTACTGACTGTACTTAAGAACGGAGAGACCTCGACGCTCGACATTGTCAAGGGAGTGAAACGTCTTCTACCCAGCATCATCGCGGCGCTACCGGTCAAAGGGCTTACGATTACACCGCTTTTCGATCAATCCATCTTTGTGAGTGAATCGATCTCGGAGGTTGTGCGCGAGGCAACGATCGCGGCAGGCCTTACTGCGTTGATGATTCTGCTCTTTCTTGGAAGCTGGCGTTCGACGTTCATCGTTTGTCTGTCGATCCCGCTGTCGATCGCGACCTCTCTTGTGGTTTTGTGGTGCTGCGGACAGACCATCAACGTGATGACTCTCGGCGGGCTTGCTCTTGCGGTGGGCATCCTTGTGGACGACGCCACCGTCGAGATCGAAAACACACACCGCAACATGGTCCACGAGAGTTCGCTCATCAAGGCGATTCTCGACTCAGCCAGCCAAGTGGCTGCTCCCGCGCTGGTCTCTTCGCTCTGCATCTGTCTCGTATTCACGCCTGTGGTGCTGCTGAGCGGCCCGGCCCGGTATCTTTTCACGCCGCTAGCCATGGCGGTTGTCTTCGCGATGTTGGCGAGTTACTTTCTCTCTCGCACGCTCGTTCCGACGATGATGCACTTTCTTCTCGAACGCGAAATGCCGCTTTATCAAGATCCCGAGGCTTCACGACGGGAAGAAGAAGAGAACTGGCTCTGGCGAATTCACTCGAAGTTCGACCGTTGGTTCGACGCGCAGCGCGATAAGTATGATCGAGTGCTCGATTCGGCACTCGGGGCGCGTCCGCTGGTGCTGGGAATCTTCGGGCTTTTTGTTCTGTTGTCGCTTCCTCTGATTTGTTTTATCGGCCAGGACTTCTTTCCCTATGTAGACTCCGGCCAGATGCGTCTGCATGTTTATCCTCCTCAGGGTACGCGGCCCGAGGACTCCGAGTTATATTTCGCAGCGATCGAACGCGAGATCCGTCTGATCATTCCACCAGAGCGCGTCGAACTTCTGCTCGACAACATAGGACTCCCTAATGGCGGATTCAATCTCGCCTTCTCCGACTCATCAGTCACTTCGGATTCAGACGGTGACATCCTGATTGCGCTCAAGCCGGGCAAACGCGACACGCAGCTATTTATGCGAGAGCTTCGTGATCGGCTTCACGCAAAGTTTCCCGATGGCATCTTCTTCTTCACGCCAGCGAACATCACCAACCAGATCCTCGACTTCGGCCTTCCTGCGCCGATTGATCTTCAGGTTGTGGGACGAGGAAAAAATAACTATCAGATCGCTCAGAGGTTGCTAGCACAGGTGCAGGCCATTCCCGGCGTCGTAGACGCGCACATTCATCAGCAGCTCGAGCAGCCGACCATCGACGTCAACGTGGACAGGCTCAAGGCGCGACAGATCGGGCTCACGCAGCAGGACATCGCTAACAGCATGCTGATTTCACTCACCGGCACGGGCCAGACAGCGCCTAACGAATGGCTCAATCCGCAAAACGGTGTGAACTACCAGGTCGTTGTGCAGACCCCGCAATATCGTATCGATTCCATGCAATCGCTCGCACGCACACCCCTCACCTCGCCACAAGGCAATGCCAGCCAGATGCTCAGCAACGTCGCCAACTTCCAACGTGACGTCACGCCGATCATCATCAATCATTACAACATCCAGCCCACCTACGACATCTACGCCGACGTCGATCAGAGAGATCTTGGTGGAGTTGCGTCAGCCATTCGCAAGGTGATGAACAAATCCGTCGATGACTTGCCACAGGGAACGACCCTTGCACTGCGCGGCGAAGTAGAGACCATGCGCGAGTCGTTTCTGCGTCTCGGCCTCGGCATCATTTTTGCGATTGTTATCGTCTATTTGTTGATGGTGGTCAACTTTCAGTCGTGGATCGATCCGCTGATCATCCTGATGGCTCTTCCCGTCGCTTTCTCTGGAGTTCTCTGGATCCTCTTCCTCACAGATACGACCTTCAGCGTTCCTTCCCTGATGGGTTCAATCATGACGATCGGTGTTGCGCTGGCTAATTCCATTCTGGTGGTCGTCTTCGCCAACGATGAGAGGGCCCGGGGACTAGACGCCAGCGAGGCCGCACATTCTGCCGGCATTACACGCCTGCGTCCGGTTTGCATGACTGCACTCGCAATGATTATTGGCATGGGACCCATGGCTCTGGCGCTGGGTCAGGGCGGTGAACAGAACGCACCCCTTGGTCGTGCCGTGATCGGTGGACTCCTCTTCGCGACATTCGGCACGCTCTTCATTGTGCCGATTATGTACTCGCTGCTCCGTAAAGACGCTCCGATCGATGTGGGCGAAGAGGTCGATCAGGCGCAGCAAGAGATAGACGAACGGGAACAGAAGGCTGCAGAAGAGC
- a CDS encoding MFS transporter — MPESPRWLISQGRHDEAESALGQTESHSPILPYATDFSDTEWSWLSVTTIAKFLLGNYRQRALVCMTLMAAQAFFYNSVFFSLAFVLLRFYGVAPERIGVVFCPIAVANFVGPAILGKFFDTIGRKRMICATYVLSGLVLIICSLLFFFNRLNLIEQIAWWCLAFVLASTAASSAYLTAGEVFPQEVRASAIGIFMRLALSPEALLALCCLGIWSEALLGVCS, encoded by the coding sequence ATCCCCGAAAGTCCTCGATGGCTTATCAGCCAAGGTCGTCACGACGAAGCTGAAAGTGCTCTTGGGCAAACTGAGTCTCACTCGCCAATCTTGCCATACGCTACCGATTTTAGTGACACCGAATGGTCATGGCTTAGCGTCACAACCATCGCGAAGTTTCTCTTAGGCAACTATCGCCAACGCGCCCTTGTTTGCATGACTTTGATGGCCGCTCAAGCTTTTTTCTACAATTCGGTCTTCTTCTCACTTGCGTTTGTTCTCCTCCGCTTTTACGGAGTCGCGCCCGAACGAATAGGAGTGGTCTTTTGCCCTATCGCTGTGGCGAATTTTGTCGGGCCGGCTATTCTCGGTAAGTTTTTCGACACGATCGGCCGGAAGCGAATGATATGCGCCACGTACGTCCTTTCCGGATTAGTCCTAATCATCTGCAGCTTACTGTTTTTCTTCAACAGGCTAAATCTCATAGAGCAGATTGCGTGGTGGTGCCTCGCATTCGTATTGGCTTCAACCGCCGCCAGCTCAGCTTATCTCACAGCAGGTGAGGTCTTTCCACAGGAAGTTCGCGCTTCAGCAATTGGGATTTTTATGCGTTTGGCACTCTCGCCGGAGGCGTTGCTGGCCCTTTGCTGTTTGGGCATCTGGTCGGAAGCGCTTCTAGGTGTCTGCTCGTGA